In Oreochromis niloticus isolate F11D_XX linkage group LG18, O_niloticus_UMD_NMBU, whole genome shotgun sequence, one genomic interval encodes:
- the LOC100701786 gene encoding SPRY domain-containing SOCS box protein 4 isoform X3, with product MGQKISGSIKSVDGRGESGGSPSYRPLTHRRQHPELRGPDFFKPPRLDLLLDMPCAGLETQFRHAWNTDDRSLNIFIKEDDKLTFHRHPVAQSTDCIRGRVGYTRGLHVWKINWPVRQRGTHAVVGVATSEAPLHSVGYTALVGSDCESWGWDLGRNRLYHDSKNRAHSSLPSYPCFLEPEESFTLPDSLLVILDMDEGTLSFMVDGQYLGVAFRGLKGKKLYPIVSAVWGHCEISMKYINGLDQLLCSPGTP from the exons ATGGGCCAAAAGATCTCTGGCAGCATTAAATCAGTAGATGGTCGCGGGGAAAGCGGTGGCTCCCCATCCTACCGACCCCTGACTCATCGCCGACAGCACCCTGAGCTAAGGGGCCCGGATTTCTTCAAACCTCCCAGGCTGGATCTCCTACTGGACATGCCGTGCGCTGGACTGGAGACTCAGTTCCGTCACGCGTGGAACACCGATGACCGGTCGCTTAACATCTTCATCAAAGAGGACGATAAATTAACGTTTCATCGCCACCCTGTCGCTCAGAGCACGGACTGCATCCGGGGGCGGGTCGGATACACGAGGGGACTCCATGTATGGAAGATCAACTGGCCTGTCCGGCAGCGAGGCACCCACGCTGTGGTCGGAGTGGCAACCTCCGAAGCTCCTTTACATTCTGTTGGGTACACAGCGTTAGTGGGGTCGGACTGTGAGTCCTGGGGCTGGGATCTGGGACGTAATAGGCTCTACCACGACAGTAAGAACAGGGCGCACAGCTCACTGCCCTCTTACCCTTGTTTCCTGGAGCCGGAGGAGTCGTTCACCCTGCCGGACTCTCTGCTAGTGATACTGGACATGGACGAAGGGACCTTAAGTTTTATGGTGGATGGACAGTATCTAGGAGTGGCATTTAGAGGACTGAAAGGAAAGAAGCTGTATCCCATCGTCAGCGCCGTGTGGGGACATTGTGAGATATCCATGAAGTACATCAACGGCCTGGATC aacTTCTCTGCTCTCCAGGGACACCATGA